CCGACCCCAAGAACAAGGCCGAGCTCATCGCCTTGCTCGAGAAGCTCAAGGCCGAGGTTCAGCGCGACATGCGCTCCAAGGACATGATCGACAAGGCCGAGGAGGCCGTCAAGGACGCGACCCTCGAGTTCGACGTCACTCACCCCAAGCTGGCCGCCGTCATCGGGGAGATCAGCTCGATGCTCGCCAAGATCGGCATCTAGCGGCTTGGGCC
Above is a genomic segment from Elusimicrobiota bacterium containing:
- a CDS encoding DUF4404 family protein, with protein sequence MIEETVAKIEAAIKEARGADPKNKAELIALLEKLKAEVQRDMRSKDMIDKAEEAVKDATLEFDVTHPKLAAVIGEISSMLAKIGI